In Synechococcus sp. CB0101, a genomic segment contains:
- a CDS encoding magnesium chelatase subunit H produces the protein MFTQVRSASRRVSPGEVNGRAVMKAVYVVLEPQYQNALTQAATSLNDQNGPLAIDLSGYLIEELRDPQNYADFCADVAEADVFIASLIFIEDLAQKVVDAVAPHRDRLKAAVVFPSMPEVMRLNKLGTFSMAQLGQSKSAIAGFMKKRKEAGGAGFQDAMLKLLNTLPTVLKYLPVEKAQDARSFMLSFQYWLGGTPDNLRNFLLMLADKYVFPRTAADRPELQVADPEVFPDLGIWHPLAPSMFEDLKEYLNWNASRKDLSEKARKGPVIGLVLQRSHIVTGDEAHYVAVIQEMEYRGATVIPVFCGGLDFTKPVNAFFYDPINPDVPLVDGVVSLTGFALVGGPARQDHPKAIEVLKKLNRPYMVALPLVFQTTQEWEESDLGLHPVQVALQIAIPELDGAIEPIVLSGRDDATGKAHTLQDRVDAIAERAIRWASLRVKPRSEKKLAITVFSFPPDKGNVGTAAYLDVFGSIYRVLEEMRAKGYEVNDLPATPKALMEAVLQDPEALEGAPELAIAHRMSVEEYERLTPYSERLEENWGKPPGTLNTDGTNLLIFGRHFGNVFVGVQPTFGYEGDPMRLLYSRSASPHHGFAAYYTYLEKVWGADAVLHFGTHGSLEFMPGKQMGMSETCYPDSLIGALPNLYYYAANNPSEATIAKRRGYAETISYLTPPAENAGLYKGLKELGELVGSYQQLRESSRGIQIVNAVVETARQCNLDKDVQLPEVDASELDLDARDAVIGAVYRQLMEIESRLLPCGLHTIGKPPTAEEAIATLVNIAALEREEDGIRSLPALLAESKGRTITDIYAGNDDGVLADVELNRVITETSRAAVGAMVQAVTGSDGRVTLRRNFAWFFNLLEQFGFKLPSPWLSACRSAGFPDVDQAELDKLFGYLQFCLEQVCADLEMQSLLRALDGEYVLPGPGGDPIRNPGVLPSGKNLHALDPQAIPTKAAIAAAKGVVDKLIERQKQEQGTWPETIACVLWGTDNIKTYGESLAQILWFIGVKPVPDSLGRVNKLELISLEELGRPRIDVVVNCSGVFRDLFINQMALIDQGVKMAAEADEPLEMNFVRKHSQEQAEKEGISLRDAATRVFSNASGSYSSNVNLAVENSTWEEENELQEMYLSRKTFAFNADNPGEMNQKREVFESVMKTADVTFQNLDSAEISLTDVSHYFDSDPTKLIQGLRDDGKAPASYIADTTTANAQVRSLSETIRLDSRTKLLNPKWYEGMLNSGYEGVREVAKRLNFTLGWSATSGAVDNFVYEEANETFINDPEMRKRLMELNPHSFRRIVGTLLEVNGRGYWETSDENIQQLQEIYQEIEDRIEGVAN, from the coding sequence ATGTTCACGCAGGTCCGCTCCGCCTCCCGCCGCGTCAGCCCCGGTGAGGTGAACGGCCGGGCGGTGATGAAGGCCGTGTATGTGGTGCTGGAACCTCAGTATCAAAACGCCCTCACGCAGGCCGCCACCTCCCTCAACGATCAGAACGGTCCGCTGGCGATCGATCTGAGCGGTTACCTAATCGAGGAGCTGCGCGACCCGCAGAACTACGCCGATTTCTGCGCCGATGTGGCGGAGGCCGATGTGTTCATCGCCTCGCTGATCTTCATCGAAGACCTGGCTCAGAAAGTGGTGGATGCCGTGGCACCCCACCGCGATCGCCTCAAAGCCGCCGTGGTGTTCCCCTCCATGCCGGAGGTGATGCGTCTCAACAAGCTGGGCACGTTCTCGATGGCCCAGCTGGGTCAGAGCAAGAGCGCCATTGCCGGCTTCATGAAGAAGCGGAAGGAGGCCGGCGGCGCCGGCTTCCAGGACGCGATGTTGAAGCTGCTCAACACGCTGCCCACCGTTCTCAAATACCTGCCGGTGGAGAAGGCGCAGGACGCCCGCTCCTTCATGCTCAGCTTCCAGTACTGGCTGGGCGGCACGCCGGACAACCTCCGGAACTTCCTGCTGATGCTGGCGGACAAATACGTGTTCCCCCGCACCGCAGCTGATCGGCCCGAGCTCCAGGTGGCCGATCCGGAAGTGTTCCCCGATCTGGGCATCTGGCACCCCCTGGCCCCCTCGATGTTCGAGGACCTGAAGGAATACCTGAACTGGAACGCCAGCCGCAAAGATCTTTCAGAGAAAGCCCGCAAAGGCCCGGTGATCGGCCTGGTGCTGCAGCGCAGCCACATCGTCACCGGCGATGAAGCCCACTATGTGGCCGTAATCCAGGAAATGGAGTATCGCGGTGCCACCGTGATTCCGGTGTTCTGCGGCGGGCTCGACTTCACCAAGCCGGTGAATGCCTTCTTCTACGACCCGATCAACCCCGACGTGCCCCTGGTGGACGGCGTGGTGTCGCTCACGGGCTTCGCCCTGGTGGGCGGCCCTGCCCGCCAGGACCACCCCAAGGCGATCGAGGTGCTGAAGAAGCTCAATCGCCCCTACATGGTGGCGCTGCCTCTGGTGTTCCAAACCACCCAGGAGTGGGAGGAGAGCGATCTCGGTCTGCACCCGGTGCAGGTGGCCCTGCAAATCGCCATCCCCGAACTCGATGGTGCGATCGAACCGATCGTGCTGAGCGGCCGCGACGATGCCACCGGCAAGGCCCACACCCTTCAAGACCGGGTGGATGCCATCGCCGAGCGCGCCATCCGCTGGGCCTCATTGCGGGTCAAGCCCCGCAGCGAGAAGAAGCTGGCGATCACCGTGTTCAGCTTCCCGCCCGACAAGGGCAACGTGGGCACCGCGGCCTACCTCGACGTTTTCGGTTCGATCTACCGGGTGCTCGAGGAGATGCGCGCCAAGGGCTACGAGGTGAACGATCTGCCCGCAACGCCCAAGGCGCTGATGGAGGCGGTGCTCCAGGACCCCGAGGCGCTTGAAGGTGCACCGGAGCTGGCGATTGCCCACCGCATGAGCGTGGAGGAGTACGAACGCCTCACGCCCTATTCGGAGCGACTGGAGGAGAACTGGGGCAAACCCCCCGGCACCCTCAACACCGATGGCACCAACCTGCTGATCTTCGGCCGCCACTTCGGCAACGTGTTCGTTGGCGTGCAGCCCACCTTCGGCTACGAAGGCGACCCGATGCGCCTGCTCTACTCCCGCAGCGCCAGCCCGCACCACGGCTTCGCGGCCTACTACACCTACCTCGAGAAGGTGTGGGGTGCCGACGCGGTGCTTCACTTCGGCACCCATGGCTCGCTGGAGTTCATGCCCGGCAAGCAGATGGGCATGAGCGAAACCTGCTACCCCGATTCACTGATCGGCGCACTGCCCAACCTCTACTACTACGCCGCCAACAACCCCTCGGAAGCCACGATCGCCAAGCGGCGCGGCTATGCCGAAACCATCTCCTACCTCACCCCGCCCGCTGAAAATGCTGGTCTCTACAAGGGTCTGAAGGAGCTGGGCGAGCTGGTGGGCTCCTACCAGCAGCTGCGTGAGAGCTCCCGCGGCATTCAGATCGTGAATGCGGTGGTGGAAACGGCCCGCCAGTGCAACCTCGACAAAGACGTGCAGTTGCCGGAGGTGGATGCCTCCGAGCTGGATCTCGATGCACGCGACGCCGTGATCGGCGCGGTGTACCGCCAGCTGATGGAGATCGAAAGCCGGCTGCTGCCCTGCGGCCTGCACACCATCGGCAAACCCCCCACCGCCGAGGAAGCGATCGCCACGCTGGTGAACATCGCCGCCCTGGAGCGCGAGGAAGACGGCATCCGTTCCCTGCCGGCCCTGCTGGCCGAGAGCAAAGGCCGCACCATCACCGACATCTATGCCGGCAATGACGACGGTGTGCTCGCCGATGTGGAGCTCAACCGCGTCATTACCGAGACATCCCGGGCCGCCGTGGGGGCCATGGTGCAGGCCGTGACCGGCAGCGATGGGCGCGTCACCCTACGCCGCAACTTCGCCTGGTTCTTCAACCTGCTGGAGCAGTTCGGCTTCAAGCTGCCCAGCCCCTGGCTGAGTGCCTGCCGTAGCGCCGGTTTCCCGGATGTGGACCAGGCCGAGCTCGACAAACTGTTCGGCTACCTGCAGTTCTGCCTCGAGCAGGTGTGCGCGGATCTGGAAATGCAGAGCCTGCTGCGGGCACTCGATGGTGAATACGTGCTGCCGGGCCCCGGCGGCGACCCGATCCGCAACCCCGGTGTGCTGCCCAGCGGCAAGAACCTGCACGCCCTTGATCCCCAGGCGATCCCCACCAAAGCCGCCATCGCGGCGGCCAAGGGCGTGGTCGACAAACTGATCGAGCGGCAGAAACAGGAGCAGGGCACCTGGCCTGAAACCATCGCCTGTGTGCTCTGGGGCACCGACAACATCAAGACCTACGGCGAGTCGCTCGCGCAGATCCTCTGGTTCATCGGCGTCAAGCCGGTACCCGATTCCCTGGGCCGGGTGAACAAGCTGGAGCTGATCTCCCTGGAAGAACTGGGTCGTCCTCGCATCGACGTGGTGGTGAACTGCAGCGGCGTGTTCCGCGACCTGTTCATCAACCAGATGGCCCTGATCGATCAGGGCGTGAAGATGGCCGCCGAGGCCGATGAGCCCCTGGAGATGAACTTCGTGCGCAAGCACTCCCAGGAGCAAGCGGAGAAGGAAGGCATCTCCTTGCGTGACGCCGCTACACGGGTGTTCTCGAACGCCAGCGGCAGCTACAGCTCCAACGTGAACCTTGCGGTGGAGAACAGCACCTGGGAAGAGGAGAACGAACTGCAGGAGATGTATCTCTCCCGCAAGACCTTCGCGTTCAACGCCGATAACCCCGGCGAGATGAACCAGAAACGCGAGGTGTTCGAATCGGTGATGAAGACCGCCGATGTGACCTTCCAGAACCTGGATTCAGCCGAGATCTCACTCACCGATGTGAGCCACTACTTCGACAGCGATCCCACCAAGCTGATCCAGGGCCTGCGCGACGACGGCAAGGCACCGGCGAGCTACATCGCCGATACCACCACCGCCAATGCCCAGGTGCGCTCTCTGAGCGAAACCATCCGCCTGGATTCCCGCACGAAGCTGCTCAATCCCAAGTGGTACGAGGGCATGCTCAACTCGGGCTACGAGGGTGTGCGTGAAGTGGCCAAGCGCCTCAACTTCACCCTGGGTTGGAGCGCCACCAGCGGCGCCGTTGACAACTTCGTGTACGAAGAAGCCAACGAAACCTTCATCAACGACCCAGAGATGCGAAAGCGGTTGATGGAGCTGAACCCCCACAGCTTCCGCCGCATTGTGGGCACGCTGCTCGAGGTGAATGGCCGCGGTTACTGGGAAACCTCCGATGAGAACATTCAGCAACTGCAGGAGATCTACCAGGAGATCGAAGACCGGATCGAGGGCGTCGCCAACTGA
- a CDS encoding HlyD family secretion protein: protein METTALKGWIEGVSAKLPEKQWRRLAGGGLAGLIVITGGSVLLRKRSIEAYTTADVVSVYSPIQGVVKQQNLTAGEQFSAGEMLLDIQASRNDASKLASTTLKLRQTEAELNAVTQELQRYKQINVARLESEVDRAERTLQDLEAQQRRYASQANRYRDLVKTGAMDEDTLIGSETMATSLAQRVGNQRQDLENLRLELQSANAGINTLMDTPWRSARRMEIMEVELNRLASRRKELLDQRDQLQQEVAAAQKRSTFVYRPQFPGMILTSRTSVGDEVNDGNLLLTAVNCNKMRVEALFEASKLKDLRLGQDVRIEWPLSGRRSTGQIVSLRGEQSLSGLESIGAAKFRPAHADRSRVLIELNPNDLKAQQCRLGERVRVDL from the coding sequence GTGGAAACAACAGCTCTGAAGGGCTGGATTGAAGGAGTGAGTGCCAAGCTTCCTGAGAAGCAGTGGCGGCGGTTGGCGGGTGGTGGGCTCGCCGGTTTGATTGTGATCACGGGTGGCTCCGTGCTGCTCCGGAAACGCTCCATTGAGGCCTATACAACGGCCGATGTTGTGAGTGTTTATAGCCCAATTCAAGGCGTTGTTAAACAGCAAAACCTCACGGCGGGCGAGCAATTCAGCGCGGGTGAAATGCTGCTCGATATCCAGGCAAGCCGGAACGACGCCTCCAAGCTCGCCAGTACAACGCTCAAACTTCGCCAAACCGAAGCGGAGCTCAATGCAGTTACTCAGGAACTGCAACGCTATAAGCAGATCAATGTGGCTCGGCTTGAAAGCGAGGTGGATCGGGCCGAACGCACACTTCAAGACCTCGAGGCTCAGCAGCGACGGTATGCGAGCCAGGCCAATCGCTATCGAGATCTGGTGAAGACCGGTGCCATGGATGAAGACACCCTGATCGGCTCCGAAACCATGGCCACCAGCCTGGCCCAGCGCGTTGGCAATCAGCGCCAGGATCTGGAGAATCTCAGACTGGAGCTCCAATCAGCCAACGCAGGAATCAACACGCTGATGGATACTCCATGGCGATCCGCTCGCCGGATGGAAATCATGGAAGTGGAGTTGAATCGCCTGGCCAGCCGTCGTAAAGAACTGCTGGATCAACGCGACCAACTGCAGCAAGAGGTTGCCGCAGCGCAGAAACGATCAACCTTCGTCTACAGGCCCCAGTTCCCCGGAATGATTCTCACGAGCCGGACCAGCGTGGGCGATGAAGTGAATGACGGCAACCTATTGCTCACGGCGGTGAACTGCAACAAGATGCGGGTGGAAGCGTTATTTGAGGCAAGCAAACTCAAAGATCTCCGGCTCGGACAAGATGTACGAATTGAATGGCCGCTCAGCGGCCGAAGAAGCACAGGCCAAATTGTGAGCCTCCGGGGTGAGCAAAGCCTGAGCGGACTCGAGAGCATTGGCGCCGCAAAGTTCAGGCCCGCCCACGCCGATCGCAGTCGGGTGCTGATCGAGCTCAACCCCAACGACCTGAAGGCTCAGCAATGCCGGCTAGGGGAACGGGTCCGCGTTGATCTCTGA
- a CDS encoding glycosyltransferase codes for MGLEIAFLALAIPTALGLLLPAGNKRRVLLVLVIALFTGRYVNWRIGNFPFGSFFTSPEGWWMAAVLVVEMLAILEYVQFLVTITWLTDRRAEADAAEQRLRERYAREGEDAIPSVDVLIPTYNEGPEVVTKTILAALQLDYPRFKVYVLDDGQRPWLQQCCEQVGAHHIIRSDRKGAKAGNINHALNIIDGDLNLLLDADFIPYQNCLWRLAGFFDDPAIATVQTPQNFYNPDAIQHNLNISGSWGCEQAFFFQIIMPGRDAVGAAFCCGSCCMHRNAALRAVGGFPTTSITEDILLTVSFVKRGWKTIYLREATTMGLAAESMESFFVQRKRWGRGNIQVGYIIAQEKGLSLITKILIFPFYWMIQHGSRIFFQLIPLIFFMTGVGPLPATEGQEILDFQLPFILAVSSCMFILMRPFYLPIFTEAMSLFSAFALLPELLQSLVRPYSKGFSVTPKGTANSDLTQALFKQTFLPSCALLGLNIVVLLQIILDLSSAPNSVGWQLALYGVIWCAINVSLLVMCVLMSQERPQPRQEHRINVQQPARMITETGTIIEGLLDDLSMSGARFTADSGPSREREDCTRLELANGLQVPVQALWRNHRNDWVMRFAELNLEQQKGLIGYAFSGEFESAEQPQRVQLRRTFEQLWRDVVG; via the coding sequence ATGGGTCTGGAGATCGCGTTTCTAGCTCTCGCCATTCCCACTGCCCTTGGGCTGTTGCTGCCTGCAGGCAACAAGCGGCGGGTGCTGCTCGTGCTGGTGATCGCTTTGTTCACAGGTCGCTATGTGAACTGGAGAATTGGCAATTTCCCATTCGGCTCTTTCTTCACCAGCCCTGAGGGTTGGTGGATGGCCGCCGTTCTGGTGGTGGAGATGTTGGCGATCCTGGAATACGTGCAGTTTCTGGTCACGATCACCTGGCTGACCGACCGACGCGCCGAGGCAGACGCGGCCGAACAACGCCTACGCGAGCGCTATGCGCGCGAGGGAGAGGACGCCATTCCCAGCGTGGATGTGCTGATCCCGACCTACAACGAAGGCCCCGAGGTGGTGACCAAAACCATCCTGGCGGCACTGCAACTCGACTATCCCCGCTTCAAGGTCTACGTGCTGGATGACGGCCAGAGGCCCTGGCTGCAGCAGTGTTGCGAGCAGGTGGGGGCTCACCACATCATCCGATCGGATCGTAAGGGCGCCAAAGCAGGCAACATCAACCACGCGCTGAACATCATCGATGGAGACCTCAATCTGCTGCTCGATGCCGATTTCATCCCGTATCAAAACTGCCTGTGGCGCCTTGCTGGTTTTTTCGACGATCCTGCGATTGCCACGGTTCAAACACCGCAGAACTTCTACAACCCCGATGCGATTCAACACAATTTGAACATCAGCGGGAGTTGGGGTTGTGAACAGGCCTTCTTCTTCCAGATCATCATGCCGGGGCGCGATGCCGTTGGTGCGGCCTTCTGCTGCGGCAGCTGTTGCATGCATCGCAATGCAGCGCTGAGAGCTGTCGGAGGTTTTCCCACCACATCGATCACAGAAGACATCCTCTTAACCGTGTCGTTTGTGAAGCGCGGCTGGAAAACCATTTATCTACGGGAAGCCACAACCATGGGACTGGCTGCGGAGAGCATGGAATCGTTCTTTGTGCAGCGCAAGCGCTGGGGGCGCGGCAATATCCAAGTGGGTTACATCATTGCCCAGGAAAAAGGCTTAAGCCTCATCACCAAAATCCTCATTTTCCCCTTCTACTGGATGATCCAGCACGGATCGCGCATCTTTTTCCAGCTCATCCCCTTGATCTTTTTCATGACGGGCGTGGGGCCATTACCAGCAACCGAGGGGCAAGAAATTCTCGATTTCCAGCTGCCATTCATCCTGGCTGTCAGCAGCTGCATGTTCATCTTGATGCGGCCGTTCTACCTACCGATCTTCACCGAAGCGATGAGCCTGTTCAGCGCCTTCGCCCTATTACCAGAACTGCTGCAGTCGTTGGTGAGGCCCTACAGCAAAGGCTTCAGCGTGACACCCAAAGGCACAGCCAACTCGGATCTCACACAGGCTCTCTTCAAACAAACCTTTCTGCCCAGCTGCGCGCTGCTGGGCTTGAATATCGTTGTGCTGCTTCAGATCATTCTCGACCTCAGCAGCGCACCCAACAGCGTGGGTTGGCAACTGGCGTTGTATGGAGTGATCTGGTGTGCGATCAATGTCAGCCTGCTGGTGATGTGCGTGTTGATGTCTCAAGAGCGGCCGCAGCCGAGACAAGAACATCGCATCAACGTGCAACAACCTGCTCGAATGATCACCGAAACAGGAACCATCATTGAAGGCCTCCTCGACGATCTCTCCATGAGTGGAGCGCGCTTCACAGCCGATTCAGGCCCATCTCGGGAACGGGAAGACTGCACCCGCCTTGAACTCGCCAATGGGCTCCAAGTGCCAGTGCAGGCCCTCTGGCGCAACCACCGCAACGACTGGGTGATGAGATTTGCAGAACTCAACCTGGAACAGCAAAAAGGGCTGATTGGCTATGCATTCAGTGGTGAATTTGAATCAGCCGAGCAACCGCAGAGGGTTCAGCTCAGACGCACCTTCGAACAACTCTGGCGAGATGTGGTCGGATAG
- the dapB gene encoding 4-hydroxy-tetrahydrodipicolinate reductase: MTTSTAPAQPISVVVAGALGRMGAEVVKAVTAAPDCRLVGAIDTTAGKEGADVGLELGLGELEVAITADFEGCLCQASQAVRNDGPGAGAVLVDFTHPSVVYEHTRGAIAYGVHPVIGTTGLSPEQLNDLATFADKASVGGAVIPNFSVGMVLLQQAAAAAARFYDFAELTELHHNRKADAPSGTCIKTAELMEELGKSFNPQQVEEHETLAGCRGGERSSGLRLHSIRLPGLVAHQEVMFGAPGETYTLRHDTIDRSAYMPGVLLSVRKVRQLGGLVYGLERLL; this comes from the coding sequence ATGACCACCAGCACAGCGCCCGCTCAGCCCATCTCCGTGGTGGTGGCTGGAGCCTTGGGGCGGATGGGTGCTGAGGTGGTGAAGGCCGTGACCGCAGCGCCGGACTGCCGTCTGGTGGGTGCTATCGACACCACAGCGGGCAAAGAGGGTGCAGATGTGGGCCTGGAGCTGGGGCTGGGTGAACTGGAGGTGGCGATCACCGCGGATTTCGAAGGCTGCCTCTGCCAGGCCAGCCAAGCGGTGCGCAACGACGGACCCGGCGCTGGGGCGGTGCTGGTGGATTTCACGCATCCCTCCGTGGTGTACGAGCACACCCGCGGTGCGATTGCCTACGGCGTGCATCCGGTGATCGGCACCACGGGCCTCAGCCCTGAGCAGCTGAATGATCTGGCCACCTTTGCCGACAAGGCCTCAGTGGGCGGCGCCGTGATTCCCAATTTCTCCGTGGGCATGGTGCTGCTGCAGCAGGCCGCAGCCGCCGCCGCCCGCTTCTACGACTTCGCCGAGCTCACCGAGCTGCATCACAACCGCAAGGCTGATGCCCCAAGCGGCACCTGCATCAAAACCGCTGAGCTGATGGAGGAACTGGGCAAGAGCTTTAACCCTCAGCAGGTGGAGGAGCACGAAACCCTGGCTGGTTGCCGCGGTGGTGAGCGCTCCAGTGGTCTGCGCCTGCATTCGATCCGCTTGCCCGGACTGGTGGCCCATCAAGAGGTGATGTTTGGCGCCCCCGGGGAGACCTACACCCTCCGCCACGACACGATTGATCGCTCGGCCTACATGCCCGGCGTGCTGCTCAGCGTGCGCAAGGTGCGGCAGCTCGGTGGGCTGGTGTATGGCCTTGAGCGCTTGCTCTGA
- a CDS encoding Nif11 family protein, with amino-acid sequence MTSAQAMRLKLLLKDDTLLQQELSRCSSPDEVIAFAAKLQLQLSMADLLRMEALMTLTLTDEQLNDWYTTPYWKRVLTSLGAATL; translated from the coding sequence ATGACATCCGCCCAAGCCATGCGCCTCAAGCTCCTGCTGAAGGACGACACCCTTCTTCAGCAGGAGCTTTCGCGTTGCAGTAGCCCAGATGAGGTGATCGCCTTCGCCGCCAAGCTGCAGCTCCAACTCAGCATGGCCGATCTGCTGCGGATGGAAGCGCTGATGACGCTCACCCTGACGGATGAACAACTCAACGACTGGTACACCACGCCTTACTGGAAGCGCGTGCTCACCAGCCTTGGGGCGGCAACGCTGTAG
- a CDS encoding high light inducible protein has translation MTQANTPVIRGATVTEEDGGRLNAFASEPRMLVVEAENGWGFHERAEKLNGRMAMLGFIALLATEFALGGESFTRGLLGIG, from the coding sequence ATGACCCAAGCCAACACTCCCGTCATCCGCGGCGCCACCGTGACCGAGGAAGACGGCGGCCGCCTCAACGCCTTCGCTTCCGAACCCCGCATGCTGGTGGTGGAAGCCGAGAACGGCTGGGGTTTCCACGAGCGCGCCGAGAAGCTCAACGGCCGCATGGCCATGCTCGGCTTCATTGCTCTGCTCGCCACTGAATTTGCCCTCGGCGGCGAATCCTTCACCCGCGGTCTGCTCGGCATCGGCTGA